A region of Tunicatimonas pelagia DNA encodes the following proteins:
- a CDS encoding site-specific integrase: MSSTGKNNVPDIPVRISKPSPAVTATAARFLRIGIEKSGNTVRAYQGDLNCYTRWCENQRVPPFPATADQVVNYISDLADRYKVATLQRRLAMLSSFHELQGMESPTSSKLVRTAMDGIKRSLGIKQHQAPAFTLETFQKVLLSLDESVNSQLRDKVVLLLGFTGAFRRGELVALNVDDLNFDEEGILIDVRRSKTDQLAAGQLKAIFYASHPGLCPVRTTKRYLQRITECGAMPDEPGASPLLLRMRRGDRFGLQRLTDQTVNLIVAKHFGNHFSAHTLRASFVTVSKKNGASNSEIMAQTHHKTEAMIRRYTRFEDARSHNAGTKLGL; the protein is encoded by the coding sequence CTTTCTGCGAATTGGCATTGAAAAATCAGGGAATACCGTTCGTGCATACCAAGGGGATCTGAATTGTTACACACGCTGGTGCGAGAATCAGAGAGTTCCCCCTTTTCCAGCCACCGCCGACCAGGTAGTAAACTACATTAGTGATCTGGCGGATCGATATAAGGTGGCCACTCTCCAACGTCGGCTAGCTATGCTTTCGTCATTCCATGAACTTCAGGGAATGGAAAGCCCGACGTCTAGCAAACTGGTTCGAACGGCCATGGACGGGATAAAGCGCTCATTAGGTATCAAGCAGCATCAGGCCCCGGCGTTCACCCTGGAAACTTTCCAGAAAGTGCTGCTGTCTTTGGACGAGAGCGTGAACAGTCAGCTCAGAGATAAAGTTGTGCTGCTGCTAGGTTTTACCGGGGCGTTCAGACGCGGTGAATTGGTTGCTCTGAATGTGGATGACTTGAATTTTGATGAAGAAGGTATTCTCATCGATGTACGGCGTAGTAAAACGGATCAGTTGGCCGCTGGTCAACTGAAGGCAATCTTCTATGCTTCCCACCCAGGGCTCTGCCCGGTCCGGACTACCAAACGGTACCTACAACGGATTACTGAATGTGGGGCTATGCCCGATGAGCCGGGAGCCTCGCCCCTACTGCTCCGGATGCGTCGAGGAGATCGGTTCGGGCTTCAGCGGCTCACCGATCAGACGGTGAACCTGATTGTAGCTAAGCATTTCGGAAACCATTTCTCAGCTCATACCCTACGGGCTAGCTTTGTGACTGTATCAAAAAAGAATGGAGCTAGTAATTCGGAGATCATGGCGCAAACCCATCATAAGACCGAAGCCATGATTCGTAGGTATACTCGTTTTGAGGATGCCCGGAGCCATAATGCTGGGACAAAATTGGGATTGTAG
- a CDS encoding Tn3 family transposase: protein MNPIIYWQAKEINRILIDIKQQDGLTVNNELITHISPIGWENIILYGEYIIDPHRIRA, encoded by the coding sequence ATGAACCCTATTATCTACTGGCAGGCCAAAGAGATAAACCGTATTCTGATCGACATTAAACAGCAAGACGGTTTGACAGTAAATAACGAACTAATCACACATATCAGCCCAATTGGATGGGAGAATATTATTCTCTACGGTGAGTACATTATTGATCCGCATCGGATTAGGGCGTAG
- a CDS encoding ABC transporter permease subunit, producing the protein MQKVSQYIISDLLRNRLIQGYVLLLATVGWGIFMLESQPEKALLIIMQVTLFALPLIALVFAVVYFYNSQDFIVLLLAQPIARATVLGGFYLGLCGALVAGFLLSIGLPLLLFYPAAESLLLILSGGLLIFVFVAIALFISTVVSDKARGMGLALLLWAFFAFVYDGLLLFFMYHLGEYPIEPGVLTLSFFNPIDIARITIIMKTEASALLGLSGALFRDFFGSFRGVIVSLAALLLWIAIPYYLVHRRFLQKDM; encoded by the coding sequence ATGCAGAAAGTAAGCCAATACATCATTAGTGACCTACTCCGGAACCGGCTCATTCAGGGGTACGTACTGCTGTTGGCCACGGTAGGTTGGGGTATCTTCATGCTGGAGAGTCAGCCAGAAAAGGCTTTATTAATTATTATGCAGGTAACGTTATTTGCTTTGCCACTCATTGCCTTAGTATTTGCTGTGGTCTACTTTTACAACTCCCAGGATTTTATCGTATTGCTGCTGGCGCAACCCATCGCCCGAGCTACGGTCCTCGGGGGCTTTTATCTAGGATTATGCGGAGCTCTTGTAGCTGGATTTCTGCTAAGTATTGGCTTGCCGCTACTATTATTCTATCCTGCTGCTGAGAGTTTGTTGCTTATACTTAGTGGTGGGCTACTCATCTTCGTTTTTGTAGCGATTGCCTTGTTCATTAGTACTGTTGTATCTGACAAAGCCCGTGGCATGGGATTAGCCCTGTTACTGTGGGCGTTCTTTGCCTTCGTATACGATGGGTTACTACTGTTCTTTATGTACCACTTGGGCGAGTACCCGATTGAGCCAGGCGTACTCACGCTATCGTTCTTCAACCCCATAGACATCGCTCGCATTACGATCATTATGAAAACCGAAGCTTCAGCACTTTTAGGATTATCAGGAGCCTTATTTCGTGATTTTTTTGGCAGCTTCCGAGGGGTTATTGTCTCACTGGCAGCGCTATTGCTCTGGATTGCTATTCCTTATTATCTGGTGCACCGCCGGTTTTTACAAAAAGATATGTGA
- a CDS encoding Crp/Fnr family transcriptional regulator encodes MRKPLRPSIAYQTCRSLGTSSFSSLCSHQLTAISKGKSCTVYKKGQILFHEGTRPLGVFCINQGKVKVYKLGYEGKEQIISIARNGGLLGYKALLAEESYGVSAETLEECTICFLPKSTFLQTLQESSQLNQQIMKQVCQELGLMTENITNQAQRSVRERLAITLLELKDTYGLDTHDNGSIEINLTRDDLANIIGTATETLIRLLNEFKSDQLISTQGRKIRIEDPAGLVRIANLY; translated from the coding sequence ATGAGAAAGCCGCTTCGTCCTTCTATCGCTTATCAAACTTGTCGCTCCTTGGGGACCTCATCGTTCAGTTCGTTATGCAGCCACCAACTCACGGCTATTTCTAAGGGGAAGTCGTGCACCGTTTACAAGAAAGGGCAAATCTTATTCCATGAAGGCACTCGACCTTTGGGGGTTTTTTGCATTAATCAGGGTAAAGTAAAAGTCTATAAGTTGGGTTACGAAGGAAAGGAGCAGATTATCAGTATCGCACGCAACGGGGGGTTGTTAGGCTACAAAGCCTTGCTGGCAGAAGAGAGCTACGGAGTTTCAGCCGAGACACTGGAAGAGTGCACTATCTGCTTTCTTCCCAAATCAACATTTCTACAGACCCTGCAAGAATCCTCTCAGCTCAATCAGCAAATTATGAAGCAGGTATGCCAAGAACTCGGGCTGATGACTGAGAACATTACGAACCAGGCACAACGTTCAGTGCGAGAACGCCTAGCAATTACATTGCTCGAGCTTAAAGACACCTACGGCTTGGATACCCATGATAACGGTAGCATTGAAATTAATCTCACTCGAGACGATCTGGCAAATATTATAGGTACAGCGACCGAAACACTCATTCGCCTGCTAAATGAGTTTAAAAGCGACCAATTGATCTCCACCCAGGGACGAAAGATACGTATTGAAGACCCTGCCGGACTAGTTCGTATAGCGAACCTCTACTAA
- a CDS encoding DUF932 domain-containing protein, with protein sequence MKDTTLQYHSSLDEICFPVDKRPVADLFPDYDFADDLTHAVYRTDETATKILQLCPDSYELIPNEKLLAPLVEGLDHRFGSEGYEALIRSYDDRRFYLSFTIKEEYSIAKKDKLRPRIEIRNSYDGSMRQTVSLSFYRLICSNGMMGMSEVIASSTKHRTGAQLPDYELVFDELEDISYRVERFKRMTDRRVTPDELEEITEIIRKRKQLKYPAILVDQAPIIAEKEAAQLGVPLNSWLVYNGFNHALYHSRGKLLPDERERIDRNVLRTMQQHWKLPSNIQ encoded by the coding sequence ATGAAAGATACCACACTGCAATATCACTCATCATTGGACGAAATTTGCTTTCCTGTTGACAAGCGGCCGGTGGCTGATTTATTTCCTGACTACGACTTTGCAGACGACCTTACCCATGCAGTTTATCGCACCGACGAAACAGCTACAAAAATTCTACAATTGTGCCCAGACAGCTACGAGCTGATCCCTAATGAAAAACTTCTCGCCCCCCTGGTTGAAGGGCTAGATCACCGATTTGGTAGTGAAGGCTATGAGGCATTAATTCGGAGCTACGATGACCGTAGATTTTATCTTTCATTTACGATCAAAGAAGAGTATTCAATCGCTAAAAAGGACAAACTACGCCCGCGTATTGAAATTCGGAATAGCTATGATGGCTCTATGCGCCAAACGGTTTCACTGTCCTTCTATCGATTGATTTGTAGTAATGGTATGATGGGCATGTCGGAAGTGATTGCCAGTAGCACTAAGCACCGTACTGGTGCCCAATTACCAGACTATGAATTAGTGTTTGATGAATTAGAGGATATATCCTACCGCGTTGAGCGTTTTAAGCGTATGACTGATCGTAGGGTTACTCCCGATGAGTTGGAAGAGATTACTGAAATTATACGAAAGCGTAAGCAGTTGAAGTATCCAGCTATCCTCGTTGACCAGGCCCCCATTATCGCGGAGAAAGAAGCAGCACAATTAGGCGTTCCTCTGAATAGCTGGTTAGTGTACAATGGTTTCAATCACGCGCTTTATCATTCTCGTGGAAAACTATTACCTGATGAGCGCGAACGAATTGATCGTAATGTGCTTAGAACAATGCAACAACATTGGAAGCTTCCTTCTAACATACAATAG